The following are encoded in a window of Alosa sapidissima isolate fAloSap1 chromosome 10, fAloSap1.pri, whole genome shotgun sequence genomic DNA:
- the LOC121720384 gene encoding cathepsin K-like has translation MFRDLMMRQECLKSPSTVITHQNLKVSPRMILCGSVLLVVGSVLVHATHNPALDTAWEDWKSTHQREYFILGEEAIRRSIWEKNMQLIEAHNQQYELGIHSYELGMNHLGDMTREEVVEKMMGFRPDMQAESNNTFVAESGPVPTSIDHRKNGRVTPVRQQGSCGSCWAFSAAGALEGQLKKKGKDLVDLSPQNLVDCVGQDTGCNGGWMVYAFDYARRNGIASENAYPYTGRDERCAYSNSMKAFECSGFKEIRGSETDLAAAVAQVGPVAVAVDAGQQTFHFYKRGVYSDPACDPRRLNHAILAVGYNRRAWIVKNSWGKSWGNKGYINIQRGNNMCGIANMASFPVV, from the exons ATGTTCCGTGATCTGATGATGAGACAGGAGTGTCTGAAGAGTCCCTCCACTGTCATCACTCATCAGAACCTAAAAG TGTCGCCCAGAATGATCCTTTGTGGAAGTGTGCTGTTGGTGGTTGGATCCGTTTTGGTCCACGCCACACACAACCCAGCTCTGGATACAGCATGGGAGGACTGGAAATCCACCCACCAGAGGGAGTACTTCATTTTG ggtGAGGAGGCCATCCGCAGGTCCATCTGGGAGAAGAACATGCAGCTGATTGAGGCGCACAACCAGCAGTATGAGCTGGGGATCCACTCCTACGAGCTGGGCATGAACCACCTGGGGGACATG ACGAGAGAAGAGGTTGTGGAGAAGATGATGGGCTTCAGACCTGACATGCAAGCAGAGAGCAATAACACCTTTGTTGCTGAGTCTGGACCTGTGCCCACCTCCATTGACCACCGTAAAAATGGTCGTGTGACACCTGTCAGGCAACAG GGCTCCTGTGGCTCCTGCTGGGCCTTTAGTGCTGCTGGAGCTCTGGAGGGCCAGCTGAAGAAGAAAGGGAAGGACCTGGTGGATCTGAGTCCCCAGAACCTGGTGGACTGCGTGGGCCAGGACACAGGCTGCAATGGCGGCTGGATGGTCTACGCATTCGACTACGCCCGCAGGAATGGCATAGCCTCTGAGAATGCATATCCCTACACAGGCAGG GATGAGAGATGTGCTTACAGTAATAGCATGAAGGCTTTCGAATGCTCAGGCTTTAAGGAAATTCGTGGAAGTGAGACGGATTTGGCTGCAGCCGTGGCTCAGGTTGGCCCCGTCGCTGTGGCGGTGGATGCAGGTCAGCAGACGTTTCATTTCTACAAACGAG GTGTATACTCTGACCCGGCGTGTGACCCTAGAAGACTAAACCATGCCATCCTTGCAGTGGGTTACAACCGGCGTGCCTGGATTGTGAAAAACAG CTGGGGCAAAAGTTGGGGAAACAAGGGGTACATCAACATCCAGAGGGGAAACAACATGTGTGGCATTGCCAACATGGCCAGCTTTCCAGTTGTGTGA
- the LOC121720390 gene encoding cathepsin K-like, with protein MELRMHLCVGLILLGTVLAQPNNLSLDREWESWRATHNKEYNGLGEEAIRRTIWEKNMQLIEAHNQEYELGIHSYELGMNHLGDMTTEEISERMMGLQVPLYRDPNNTFTAEPRDLQRLPKSVDYRKLGYVTPVKNQGSCGSCWAFSSCGALEGQLMKTRGQLLDLSPQNLVDCVTENSGCGGGYMTKAFDYVKNNGGIDSEQAYPYVGQDQSCAYSESGRGADCRGFKEIKEGDERALTVAVAKVGPVSIGIDATLSTFAFYKRGVYYDRNCNKDDINHAVLAVGYGVTTKGKKFWIVKNSWGEDWGNKGYILMARNRNNACGIANLASYPIM; from the exons ATGGAACTAAG AATGCATCTGTGTGTCGGTCTGATTCTGCTGGGGACTGTCTTGGCCCAGCCAAACAATCTCTCACTGGACAGGGAATGGGAAAGCTGGAGAGCCACACATAATAAGGAATACAATGGCTTG GGTGAGGAAGCCATCCGCAGGACCATCTGGGAGAAGAACATGCAGCTGATTGAGGCGCACAACCAGGAGTATGAGCTGGGGATCCACTCCTACGAGCTGGGCATGAACCACCTGGGGGACATG ACCACAGAAGAGATTTCGGAGAGAATGATGGGGCTTCAGGTGCCCCTGTACAGGGATCCTAACAACACCTTCACTGCTGAACCCAGAGATCTCCAGAGGCTTCCCAAATCTGTGGACTACCGCAAACTGGGCTACGTCACTCCAGTCAAAAATCAG GGCTCCTGTGGCTCGTGCTGGGCCTTCAGCTCGTGCGGTGCTCTGGAGGGTCAGCTGATGAAGACCAGAGGCCAACTGCTGGACCTCAGCCCCCAGAACCTGGTGGACTGCGTCACGGAGAACAGCGGCTGCGGCGGAGGCTACATGACCAAAGCCTTCGACTACGTCAAGAACAACGGTGGCATCGACTCAGAGCAGGCCTACCCTTACGTAGGACAG GACCAGAGTTGTGCTTACAGTGAGTCAGGGAGGGGAGCCGACTGCCGTGGGTTCAAAGAGATCAAAGAAGGGGACGAGCGTGCCCTGACCGTGGCAGTGGCCAAGGTGGGACCCGTGTCCATTGGCATCGATGCCACTCTGTCCACCTTTGCCTTCTACAAGAGAG GTGTGTACTATGATCGCAACTGCAACAAAGATGATATCAATCATGCAGTATTGGCTGTGGGTTATGGAGTCACCACCAAGGGCAAGAAATTCTGGATTGTGAAGAACAG CTGGGGTGAGGATTGGGGAAACAAGGGCTACATCCTGATGGCGCGTAACCGTAACAACGCCTGTGGAATCGCCAACCTCGCCAGCTACCCCATCATGTGA
- the lingo4b gene encoding leucine-rich repeat and immunoglobulin-like domain-containing nogo receptor-interacting protein 4b: MFGEPVAHLWVWGVLLLLWCASVSAADVVPWPCPQRCDCSPETQEVNCSRKYLTAVPEGFAADTKRLDLSSNRLKTLSRRQFSGLSKLQELDLSNNVLSMMEVEAFQGLQSLRMLKIRSNRLKIIPVGVFTGLSNLRSLDLSENEILVFLDYTFRDMASLQQLNAGENDLVFISQRAFVGLQGLQELNVDRSNLTSVPSEALSQLGGLVKLRLRRLTISALPNNAFRRLHQLRSLKILHWPSLDTVGSNSLLGLNLTTLAITNCNLSAVPYAAMRHLIYLRYLDLSYNPITTILSNQLGDLLRLQELHLVGGGLLRIEPAAFRGLPHFRLLNVSSNRLTTLEESAFHSVGNLQILRLDRNPLACDCRLLWVARRRLRLDFDGRQPVCAAPERARGRRISDFSEGELPVVFTCRQAYIPDRRPQEVLAEEGTTALFDCKAEGYPLPSITWLSTQQTMLTSMGRIRVLANGSLEVRYAQVQDSGTYMCLATNAAGNDSIFVKLQVQGFPRNRTAPYYPEGGWSTTPYPPSTNTSAQVTNPYPFDAKTLVIATTMGFLSFLSSVAICFVFMFFWSQSKGQIKHTATIDFVPRSSMGGGGDGDTGRFTMKLI, translated from the coding sequence ATGTTTGGGGAGCCTGTTGCCCACCTGTGGGTGTGGGGTGTGCTGCTCCTCCTGTGGTGCGCCAGCGTGTCGGCCGCAGACGTCGTCCCGTGGCCCTGCCCTCAGCGCTGCGACTGCAGCCCGGAGACGCAGGAGGTGAACTGCTCCCGGAAGTATCTGACGGCCGTGCCCGAGGGCTTTGCGGCCGACACAAAGCGCCTGGACCTGTCGTCCAACCGGCTGAAGACGCTGAGCCGCCGGCAGTTCTCCGGCCTCTCCAAGCTCCAGGAGCTGGACCTGAGCAACAACGTGCTCTCCATGATGGAGGTGGAGGCCTTCCAGGGGCTGCAGAGCCTCCGCATGCTCAAGATCCGTAGCAACCGGCTCAAGATCATCCCTGTAGGCGTCTTCACGGGGCTGTCCAACCTGCGCAGCCTGGACCTCAGCGAGAACGAGATCCTGGTTTTCCTGGACTACACCTTCCGCGACATGGCCAGCCTGCAGCAGCTGAACGCGGGCGAGAACGACCTGGTGTTCATCTCGCAGCGCGCCTTCGTGGGCCTCCAGGGCCTGCAGGAGCTCAACGTGGACCGCAGCAACTTGACGTCCGTGCCCAGCGAGGCGCTGTCGCAGCTGGGCGGGCTGGTCAAGCTGCGCTTGCGCCGGCTGACCATCAGCGCACTGCCCAACAATGCCTTCCGTAGGCTGCACCAGCTGCGCAGCCTCAAGATCCTGCACTGGCCCTCGCTGGACACTGTGGGCAGCAACAGCCTGCTGGGCCTCAACCTCACCACACTGGCCATCACCAACTGCAACCTGAGCGCCGTGCCGTATGCCGCCATGAGGCACCTGATCTACCTGCGCTACCTGGACCTCTCCTACAaccccatcaccaccatccTGAGCAACCAGCTCGGGGACCTACTGAGGCTGCAGGAGCTGCACCTGGTCGGCGGCGGCCTGTTGCGGATCGAGCCGGCGGCGTTCCGGGGGCTGCCGCACTTCCGGCTGCTCAACGTGTCATCCAACCGGCTGACCACGCTGGAGGAGAGCGCCTTCCACTCGGTGGGCAACCTGCAGATCCTGCGCCTGGACCGCAACCCGCTGGCGTGCGACTGCCGCCTGCTGTGGGTGGCGCGCCGGCGCCTGCGGCTGGACTTCGACGGGCGCCAGCCCGTGTGCGCCGCGCCCGAACGTGCCCGCGGCCGCCGCATCAGCGACTTCTCCGAGGGCGAGTTGCCGGTGGTGTTCACCTGCCGACAGGCCTACATCCCCGACCGTCGGCCCCAGGAGGTGCTGGCCGAGGAGGGCACCACGGCGCTGTTCGACTGCAAGGCCGAGGGCTATCCGCTGCCCAGCATCACCTGGCTGTCCACGCAGCAGACCATGCTCACGTCCATGGGCCGTATCCGCGTGCTGGCCAACGGTTCCCTGGAGGTGCGCTACGCCCAGGTGCAGGACAGCGGCACCTACATGTGCCTGGCCACCAACGCCGCCGGCAACGACAGCATCTTCGTCAAGCTCCAGGTGCAGGGCTTCCCGCGCAACCGCACGGCGCCCTACTACCCCGAGGGCGGCTGGAGCACCACACCGTACCCGCCCTCCACCAACACCTCCGCACAGGTGACGAACCCGTACCCCTTCGACGCCAAGACGCTGGTCATCGCCACCACCATGGGCTTCCTGTCCTTCCTGAGCTCGGTGGCCATCTGCTTCGTGTTCATGTTCTTCTGGAGCCAGAGCAAGGGCCAGATCAAACACACGGCCACCATCGACTTTGTGCCGCGGTCCTCCATGGGCGGTGGCGGGGACGGGGACACGGGGAGGTTCACTATGAAGCTCATCTGA